In Nitrospirae bacterium CG2_30_53_67, the genomic stretch GTCATTGACGCCAAGTCCGGTGTCTCCGGCGCAGGGAAGTCACCCAAGCCGCACCTGCATTTTCCAGAGGCCAATGAGTCCCTGGCCGCTTACCGGATCGGGGAGCACCAGCATACACCCGAAATCGAGCAGGAGATCTCCCGTCTTGCGGAGGAAAAAATCACGCTCAGTTTCACCCCCCACCTGATCCCTATGAACCGGGGGCTTCTCTGCACTTCCTACGGCATGCTGAACCGGAAGGTCTCCACCAAAGACATGGTGGAGACCTACAGGGCCTTTTACAGGGACGAGCCCTTTATCCGGATCCATCAAGACGGATCCCTGCCCAATACACGGGATGTGCGGGGGACCAACCGCTGCGACATCGGGCTCAAGGTGGATGACCGGACCGGCAGGGTCATTGTAGTCTCCGTCATTGACAATCTGGTCAAAGGAGCCTCAGGACAGGCGGTCCAGAACATGAATCTCATGATGGGAATCAGGGAAACAACCGGACTGGATCTTCCACCGCTCACCCCATGAAGAAAGACACCATGCCGCCTCAGGTCCGATCTCGACATCGCACTCTGATCAAACCGGTCCGCGGAGGGATCACTGCGCCCGCAGGGTTCCTGGCCAATGCCGCGGCATGCCGGATCAAAAAGGTTGATAAACCGGATCTCTGTCTGATCTTCTCTGAAGTCCCGGCTTCGGCCGCAGGGGTCTTCACGCGTAACCGGGCCGTGGCCGCGCCAATCCTCTGGACACGAAAGATCCTGCAGAGGCCGATCCTCAGGGCCGTCATCGCAAACAGCGGAAACGCCAACGCCTGCACCGGATTAAAAGGGCGCCATGATGCTGAAGCCATGGCCCTGCATGCCGCCGCCGCATTATCTATCCGCAAACAGGAGGTTGCCGTGGCCTCCACGGGTGTGATCGGTCTTCCTCTCCCCATGGACCGGATCATCCCCAAGATCCCGGGTCTTGCCAAGTCGCTCTCAAGATCCGGGGGCGCCCTTGCCGCCCGCGCCATCATGACCACGGATACACGGCCGAAAACCGCATCTTTCGAGTGGATGACAGGCGGGAGAAAAGTGCGTATCGGAGCCATGGCCAAAGGCTCCGGCATGATCCACCCCGACATGGCCA encodes the following:
- a CDS encoding N-acetyl-gamma-glutamyl-phosphate reductase codes for the protein MIKIAIAGATGYTGSELLRLLYLHPDVRVIRITSEQHSGERLSEVFPQFGDLMDLTYETLNPETLVKDADLIFLALPHTLSMEIVPRILKNGTPLIDLSADFRLKDASLYKTWYQVEHTAPDLLARSVYGLPELYRDAIVKTRFLANPGCYPTCAILGLAPLIKGGFIQRQGIVIDAKSGVSGAGKSPKPHLHFPEANESLAAYRIGEHQHTPEIEQEISRLAEEKITLSFTPHLIPMNRGLLCTSYGMLNRKVSTKDMVETYRAFYRDEPFIRIHQDGSLPNTRDVRGTNRCDIGLKVDDRTGRVIVVSVIDNLVKGASGQAVQNMNLMMGIRETTGLDLPPLTP